GATCTCGGAGTTATTTGAAAACTACTTCAAATCCATCGCACCAAAATCCGTCAAAGTCAAAGTGAAACCTCATCACGGGGGAGCACCTGCGGTGGTTTCAGATTCTTCTGTGGGATACAAAGCTGCAGAGGCAGCTATGGAAGAGACATTTGGGAAAAAACCAATCCCAACGCGTGAAGGGGGATCTATTCCTATCGTGGCCCTGTTCCAAAAAGAATTGGGATCAGACCCTATTCTGTTTGGTTTTGGACTGGATACAGATGCCCTCCACTCCCCAAATGAGCACTACGGGGTAAAAAATTACTTTATTGGAATCGAAACTATAGCAGCATTCTTCCGTCACTTCAAAGAGTTAAGTAACCAATAACACAGAACCATTCGCCCAGTTAAATCCGTTGTGATTTAATTCCCCATTGTCTATGAAACTTCCCTCCATTCAAAAATTCACTCTTTTGAGTGTCTTTTTCTTACTGAGCTGTTTTTCTGCTTTTTCCCAAATCATCAAACCTCCGGTCTGGACCAGCAGAATAGAGCCTTCCAATCCAGTGATAGGCGAGGAAGCGACGCTGATTTTAGAGGCTGAAATTCCTACTGGCTGGTACATTTACGCCAACGATTTTGATGCAGATCTCGGGCCAATATTGGCGACATTGAAGCTGGACAAATCGGAAGCTTTTGAGACAAAGGGGGAGTTTACGGCGATTGGACCGAAAACAAAATACGAGGAAATCTGGGAAGGCGATGTCAAGTATTTTATGGGAAATGGAAGGTTTGAGCAGGCTTTCATTCCCAAGGCAGCTTCCGGCAAAGTAAGCGCAACGCTGGAATACCAGATGTGCTCTGACCTCACAGGGCAATGCGTGAACTACGATGAGGATATTTTGGTGGAGTTTACGGCACAGCCAAGTGGCAGTTCTGCTGCTTCTCCTGAAGCAGCAGAAAAAGGATCCAGTCCGGCTTCTGGAGAAGCAGGACAGCAGAATGAGGTCAATTCTTCTTCTGAAACACAAATTTCTGAGTCAGAAGAGTCTCCATTTGATATTCAGGAGAGTCAAGTGGATGAACCCATAGAAACTTCTGGAAAAACCATAGAAATCCTCCCTGTACAGGAAAATGAGTCCCTTTGGGGCTTTATGGTTTTGGCATTCTTGGCCGGACTGGCGGCTCTTCTGACACCCTGCGTATTCCCCATGATACCGATGACGGTGAGCTTCTTCACCGGAAGGGCAGGAAGTAGAGCTACAGGAATCCGAAATGCCTTTATCTATGGGTTTTCCATCATAGCGATTTACACGGTAGCAGGCACGGCCGTAGCCGCTATCCAAGGGCCTGAATTTGCCAACTGGCTAGCCACGCACTGGCTGCCGAATCTCTTTTTCTTCGGAATATTTATCTTTTTCGCCCTCGCATTTCTGGGGCTATTTGAGATTACCTTGCCCTCAGGCCTGGTAAACAAAGTAGATGAAAAAGCCGAAAAGGGAGGGATGATCGGTATTTTCTTTATGGCCTTTACTCTGGTTTTGGTATCTTTTTCCTGCACCGGACCGATAGTAGGGTCGATTTTGATTTCCTCGGCGGGAGGTGAACTGATCAAACCCATTTTGGGCATGTTTGCCTTTTCCCTGGCCTTTGCGATTCCGTTTACGCTCTTCGCCATTTTCCCAGAATGGATGAACAGGCTCCCCAAATCCGGTGGCTGGCTGAATTCTGTGAAAGTAGTTTTAGGCTTCTTAGAACTTGCTTTGGCCTTCAAATTCCTGTCCATGGCCGACCTGGTTTACCATTGGGGCATCTTGGACCGGGATATATTCCTGATTATCTGGATTGTCATCTTCTCCGGATTGGGGCTTTATCTTCTGGGCAAAATCCGCCTTCCACACGATTCCCCTTCCGATGTGATTGGAGTCCCAAGACTGCTATTAGCCTTGTTCACCTTTATGTTTGTGCTGTACATGATCCCGGGGCTGTTTGGCGCACCCCTGAAATATCTCAGCGGATACTTACCTCCTATGTCCACGCAGCAGTTTAAACTAACAGGTGGTGTAAATTCGGCAGAAGCCGGAGAGAATATCCTCGGCGAGTCCGTGAAATATGCGGACATCCCGCTAGAAATCCCGCATGGAATACAAGGGTATTTCGATTATGAGCAGGCGATGCGGGCTGCAAAAAAGGCCAACAAACCCTTATTGATTGACTTTACGGGTCATGGCTGTGTAAACTGCCGCAAGATGGAGGAAAATGTCTGGGTGGATCCGCAGGTGCTGAAGAGATTAAAAGAAGACTTCGTGATGGTCGCGCTTTACATAGACGAACGGTTGGAGCTTCCAGAAAGTGAATGGTACACTTCGGAATATGACGGAAAGGTCAAAAAGACGCTTGGCAAGCAAAATGCGGATTTTCAGATCACCCGTTTCCAGAATAATGCCCAGCCTTACTATGTAATACTGGACCACGAGGAAAACCTGCTGGCCCAACCCAAAGGATATGAAACCGATATCCAGGCGTTTGTGGAGTTTCTGGACGGGGCAAAAAGTGAGTTCCAACGAAGGGAAGGAAGGTGAGAATTCAAACAAATACTTTGACTAATACTATAAAAGCCAATACCCCACCGCTATGTAAGCAATAGGATTATCGGCTTTTTAGTCCTTATCAAGGCAGATCATGGCTTAAGCAATTTACCCTCTAGTACACCTTCAGGTGAACTGTATTTCACCACATAAGTTCCCGGCTTGAGCTTGCTGACATCCATGCTGGTCTTGCCCTCCTCCAGCTGCTGACGGTAGAGCTGATTGCCCAGCCGGTCATAAAGGAGCAGCTCTCCTGTTTCCCCTGCTATCAGCTGCTTCTGCTGTAATCCACTGTCCTGTGACCCGGCCGGGATTCCCAGCACCGCGATCTCCACCTCAGAAGTGGCCGGATTGGGTGAGATTCTCAGGCTATAGCCCGTAAAACAGGAAGGCTCGCTTACATAATAATACCCTTTCACCGAGGTTCCACAGTCGTTTATTGCTTCCACTTCTACATAATAGGTTCTTCCGCAGAAAGGGCTTCTTCTGTTGAAAACCGCAGATGAAGTATGGGAACTCTGCATTACCCCGTCCAGGTACCAGTTATAGGAAGTAACACCCTGGATTGCCGGGGAGTTGATCTCCACCGTAAAGCGGTTCGGCGGGAAATCCATGTACACATCCTGCGGATAGATGATCGGGGTGGAGGGCTTGCCTATCCAGAAGGTCTTTTGCACCTGGGTATTCCCACAGGCGGAGGTGATGGTATAGGTGAGGGTCGCTTGGGCTGCTGCTGTGCTACCCGGAGTAAGTGTAGCTGTCGTGCCGCTGCCCGAAGTAGAACCTGTAAACTGTCCTGATGGAGTAACAGTCCAGGTGGCAGTGCTTCCCGCTGGAAGATTTTGAAGGGTATAAGAGCCGGAGGAGCAGAGTAGATCAGGCCCGTCTATACTAGGGATATCAACAGTATTAGTTGTCATCGCTCCTGTATTATTAGGATCAAGCCAATCCCTTAAACGTGTTTGGGCAGTTCCCCCTCCATTCCAAGATAGATCAATCTTTCCGTAATGCTTTGTAACTGGAGCACAACCATTGTCTCCTCCATGAAGTTGCCCGACGACCCTCCTATTTTGATCAAATAAGGGGCTTCCTGATGATCCTCCTTCTGTAGTTCCGTTGATCAGGTTTACAGTCCAGTGAGTAGATGCAGGAGTCGTATTTGTGAAAGGTAAACAGCCAAAGTTCCAGTTTATTGCAGCTGAATTTGTTGCGGGTGCGCTATAGGTTGAGATTTTCATCACATCACCGCTTGGATGATGAATATTGGCACCAGAGGTTGGAGGTGCAGTGGCTCTTGACCAACCAGCATATTGAATTCCCGTGCTGGCATCAGGTCTGGTGTTCATCTCCACCAAGGCAAAGTCAGTATTAAACGACCCCGCCCTAAAGGTCGAACCGTTATAGGTAACCCAAGAAACAGGTTCCGTACTTGGAGTACAAGTTGGGCTTTTGTATTGAAAACGAAACAGCCAATTTTGAGCTCTATTGATTTCTGCCGCATTTAGCACCCCATTCCCGGTTTCTCCATCACATGGGTTATTTCCAGTATTTCCAGTATCAATACAATGGAATGCTGTCAGGAAATTAGGAGTCATATCACCACATGTATTGTTCAAAAGCGCTCCTGAGCATACTCTTGTGTTATCAGCCAATAAAACCATAGCGACACTATTTGATTCATTTTCCCAGGCAGAAAAAGCGGCGCAGTTCACATTGTTGTGGCATGCTAAAGCATCTCCAAAATTGTTAGGAGTATTGAACATGTTCTTATACCCGTGAATAACTTTGAATATACTCAACCTGCTAATCCCTTTAGAACTTAGTGGCTCAAAAAGCTCAAGAGTAATCAAATCTCCTTGGATTAAGTCCGTGCTGAAATATCCGGAACCACCATCGTAGTTTTGGGACGTAATCGGACCATATACCATAGTTCGATCTTCATTGTAAAGGTACATTTCTCCTCCTTCTGGTAGGACTAAATCATCAAAAATCAGGTTGATAGAAAACGCTTCAGGTGACTGGATTCTAAATTTCCATACCTTACCTTCTGTTATTTCATACCAGGAGCCAGAATTGTTCAGGTCATAATTGACGTCAACCGCGTAACCAAAGCGGAAGGGAACAGCTTGATTAGCTTCTAAAGAGTCCTCCTGCAACAATTTTTGGACATCTACTTTTGGTACCAGACTTATCGATCCTGATTCGGCGACATTAAAGTATCCTCTTTCTCCCAACAAAGCTTGTTCTGCATATTGGGTCTGTATTTGAGCTACAGAACGGGTTG
This genomic window from Algoriphagus sp. TR-M9 contains:
- a CDS encoding T9SS type A sorting domain-containing protein; its protein translation is MWSIRFALLSFLIFLSTRSVAQIQTQYAEQALLGERGYFNVAESGSISLVPKVDVQKLLQEDSLEANQAVPFRFGYAVDVNYDLNNSGSWYEITEGKVWKFRIQSPEAFSINLIFDDLVLPEGGEMYLYNEDRTMVYGPITSQNYDGGSGYFSTDLIQGDLITLELFEPLSSKGISRLSIFKVIHGYKNMFNTPNNFGDALACHNNVNCAAFSAWENESNSVAMVLLADNTRVCSGALLNNTCGDMTPNFLTAFHCIDTGNTGNNPCDGETGNGVLNAAEINRAQNWLFRFQYKSPTCTPSTEPVSWVTYNGSTFRAGSFNTDFALVEMNTRPDASTGIQYAGWSRATAPPTSGANIHHPSGDVMKISTYSAPATNSAAINWNFGCLPFTNTTPASTHWTVNLINGTTEGGSSGSPLFDQNRRVVGQLHGGDNGCAPVTKHYGKIDLSWNGGGTAQTRLRDWLDPNNTGAMTTNTVDIPSIDGPDLLCSSGSYTLQNLPAGSTATWTVTPSGQFTGSTSGSGTTATLTPGSTAAAQATLTYTITSACGNTQVQKTFWIGKPSTPIIYPQDVYMDFPPNRFTVEINSPAIQGVTSYNWYLDGVMQSSHTSSAVFNRRSPFCGRTYYVEVEAINDCGTSVKGYYYVSEPSCFTGYSLRISPNPATSEVEIAVLGIPAGSQDSGLQQKQLIAGETGELLLYDRLGNQLYRQQLEEGKTSMDVSKLKPGTYVVKYSSPEGVLEGKLLKP
- a CDS encoding protein-disulfide reductase DsbD family protein, which codes for MKLPSIQKFTLLSVFFLLSCFSAFSQIIKPPVWTSRIEPSNPVIGEEATLILEAEIPTGWYIYANDFDADLGPILATLKLDKSEAFETKGEFTAIGPKTKYEEIWEGDVKYFMGNGRFEQAFIPKAASGKVSATLEYQMCSDLTGQCVNYDEDILVEFTAQPSGSSAASPEAAEKGSSPASGEAGQQNEVNSSSETQISESEESPFDIQESQVDEPIETSGKTIEILPVQENESLWGFMVLAFLAGLAALLTPCVFPMIPMTVSFFTGRAGSRATGIRNAFIYGFSIIAIYTVAGTAVAAIQGPEFANWLATHWLPNLFFFGIFIFFALAFLGLFEITLPSGLVNKVDEKAEKGGMIGIFFMAFTLVLVSFSCTGPIVGSILISSAGGELIKPILGMFAFSLAFAIPFTLFAIFPEWMNRLPKSGGWLNSVKVVLGFLELALAFKFLSMADLVYHWGILDRDIFLIIWIVIFSGLGLYLLGKIRLPHDSPSDVIGVPRLLLALFTFMFVLYMIPGLFGAPLKYLSGYLPPMSTQQFKLTGGVNSAEAGENILGESVKYADIPLEIPHGIQGYFDYEQAMRAAKKANKPLLIDFTGHGCVNCRKMEENVWVDPQVLKRLKEDFVMVALYIDERLELPESEWYTSEYDGKVKKTLGKQNADFQITRFQNNAQPYYVILDHEENLLAQPKGYETDIQAFVEFLDGAKSEFQRREGR